The nucleotide window AAAATCATGGAACTTTTTTCGGGGTTCTTGTATCTAATATTATGATTAATACTATGATAGTAAAATCTCTCTGAAATGAAGAAGGGAAAAGAGGTTTTGAAATGATAAAAACTCCTGGAGCGTACCATAAATAGGTTAACTGAATATGAAAAGCAAAATGTTAAAGCATTTAACAAAAAATGAAAATGGTATTAGAATTTTTGTAGGGAGGTAAAAAATGAGTAAGAAGTTTTTGTTTATTTTATTAATTAGCATTATTTTGGGAGGATTGTCATTCTATAAGCCGATTAATTGGACTTTCAAAGGAGAAAATGAAATTAATCTTCGCTCAAATGTTAAGTTTGAAGCAATAACAGCTTTATTACCTTTTCAATTTCGAGATCCAAAAATTTCAAAAGAATACAATATAAAAGGCTATGTTGATATCAGTTTGCAAGGTGATTCTCCGTTGAATGAATATTCACTTTCGAAACCTCAAAATAAAGGAGTTTATCTTTTAAAAAGAGGAAGTAAACTTGTTATACCAATCCTCTTAAAGTTTGTAAGTTACGATCCAAATGCAAAAGAGGCACACTTGAGGTTTGACCCAAAGGACCTTTCAGGCGGACAGGTAGAGGTTTATTATCTAATCAGAGATAAGAATAGCAATGTAATTGGAAAAGATAAGGTTACAATAAATGACTATCTTAGTTATGATAAGAAATCATTAACTCTTAAAGCAGGAGAAACTGAGGAGATTTTGATGACACTGGATATACCAGAAGATTTCCCGGATAATGTCCAGACATTTATATTGCAACCTTACGGCATAATCTGTGAAGATACAAGCATACCCTTAGTGCCAGATGAAAAGAATGCACCTGAATTTAATGTCTGCATAATCGGAGATAGTTGAGTTAAATTAAATATTCATTTAGCAAAAATGAGTTTTATCTATCCTATTTAAATCTGTATAAGATAAGGCTTTTTATTCCAAAATCTGCTATAATGTAAAGGAGTAGGCAGAAATGAAAAATAAAGTCGACATTGTAAGAAATGTTTATCTTTTTGGAGTGAGCCTAATCGGGATAATTTTTCTCATAGTTGGACTTATAAGGATAACAAATTCATTAACCTCTATCTATTTTCCAAAAACTGGACAAGGCATTGATATGCTCTACCAGTACAAGAACCTTTATGAAGCAATTTTAATGGCGGTTGTGGGGATTTTGGTTTTCGCCTTTCACTGGTATTTCATAGTCAAGGAAAAAAGACTTGGAAGGCTTTCTCAAATTCAATACGAATCTTCTATGAACTTATTTGAGGCAATTTTCTTTTATCTTCTTTCTTTTGTTGGAATAATGATATTTATGACTTCTTTAATAAGTATGGTTGGTGGGTTCTACAGCATCCAGTATCCACCACCGCAAATAGATAAGAGCGGTAATATCATAAAAGAATCTACTCCTTATGTTGAAAAAGACATTGCCCAGATTGTAAGAAGTTGCATTTCAACACTCATTGGTCTTGTAACATTTTTAATTGGCTTTGCAAGGTCTCAAATTTCTATGAAAAAGGCGGAGAATACAGAAATTAATACTTGAAAAGTAATAATTTAATGGTATAATTTAGAGAAGGAGGTCGAAAATGAGTGTAAGAAAAATTAAAGATGGTGTTTATGCCGTAGGTGTTAATCACTGGGATAGAAAATTATTTGACGAAATTATACCGCTTCCAAATGGAACGAGCTATAATTCCTATCTTATTATAGGAAGTGAGCATACCGCACTTATTGATACTGTTGATCCAGAGCTGACTGATGAATTTTTAAGAAATTTGCAGGAATTCAAGGATTTAAAAATCGACTATGTAATATCACAGCATTCGGAACAAGACCACTCTGGCAGTATACCGAAAGTTCTTGAGGTCTTTAAGGATGCGAAAGTTGTCACAAACGAAAAATGCAAAGAATTGCTTATGGAGCACTTGCTTATTCCGGAAGATAAATTTATCGTGGTTAAGGATTATGAAAAACTTTCCTTAGGTAACAAGACACTTCAATTTATATTAACACCCTGGGTTCACTGGCCGGAAACGATGAGCACATATCTTGAAGAGGACAAGATTCTTTTTACCTGTGATTTCTTTGGTTCACACTATGCAACAAGCGAACTTTATGCAGAGAATTCTGAGATTGTCCTTGAAGGTGCAAAAAGATACTATGCAGAAATAATGATGCCGTTTAGAAATTTCATCAAGAGCAACATAAACAAGATAAGCAAGTTTGATTTCGAGATTATTGCGCCAAGCCATGGCCCTATGTGGAATGACCCAAAGTTCATCGTTAACGCCTACTCTGATTGGATTTCTGATAAGGTTTCTAACACTGTTTTAATCCTTTATGCGTCCATGCATGGAAGCACAAAAGTTGCAGTTGAAGTCCTTTACAATGCACTTGTTGAGAAGGGAATCAAAGTTGTGCCGTTTAACCTTGTTTCTGCTGATATTGGAGAGATTGCAATTTCCCTTGTTGATGCCGCAACTGTTATTTTTGCATTTCCCACAGTGCTTACGGGACCACATCCACTCGGTGCAAATATAACTTACTTTGCAAACGCAATAAGGCCTAAGGTAAAATATGCTGCTGTTATTACATCCTATGGCTGGGGCGGAATGACAGTGAAATGGGTAAAAGACCATATTGGAAATTTAAAGGCAGAGTTACTTGATGAGATTGAGATAAAAGGACTACCAAAAGACAAAGATATTGAAAGACTGAAGGCACTTGCAGATAAAATTGAAGATGCGCATAAAAAACTTGGAATTTTATGACTTTTGTAGTATAATTTAGTGTAGTTTAAAATAATTAAAAATAAGGAGGTAGGCTATGGCACTAAAAGACCTAATTCAAGCAAATGATTTTAAGAAAGAGAAGCATGTTCCTGTAGTTGAAGTCCTTGAAAAAGGAGAGAAAGTTCGAATAAGGGTTTCTGTTGGAAAGGAGATTCCACATCCAAACACAACCGAACACCACATAAGTTTTATCGAGGTCTATTTCAAGCCCGAAGAGGGTAAATTTCCTTATCTTGTTGCACGATTCACTTTTGATGCACATGGCGCTTCAACAAATGGTGCAAACTCAAGTGGCGTTTACGCTGAGCCTGATGTTACATTTACTGCAAAACTCGATGTCCCGGGTGAACTTTATGCACTTTCCTACTGCAACATTCACGGTCTCTGGGAAAGTGAACCAGTTAAAATTTAATTTAATGGAGGTGTAAGATGACTCAAGTATTTGAGATTTATAAGTGTGAAATTTGTGGAAACATTGTCGAGGTTGTTCATGAAGGGAGAGGAACTCTTGTTTGCTGTGGACAACCGATGGTTAAAATTGGCGAGAAAGTCTCTGAAAGCGAAGCAGGGCAGGAAAAGCACATCCCTGTCGTTGAAAAAATGGAACATGGCACTCTCATAAAGATTGGTTCTGTTCCACACCCAATGGAACAAGATCACTACATCGAGTGGATTGAAGCGTTCAGGAAAGACGGGAAAGTCGTAAAAATTATGCTAAAGCCAGGCGAAGCACCTCAAGCTCATATCGGTTGGTCTGTTGAAGATCTTGCCGAAGTTAGGGC belongs to Caldisericum sp. and includes:
- a CDS encoding desulfoferrodoxin → MTQVFEIYKCEICGNIVEVVHEGRGTLVCCGQPMVKIGEKVSESEAGQEKHIPVVEKMEHGTLIKIGSVPHPMEQDHYIEWIEAFRKDGKVVKIMLKPGEAPQAHIGWSVEDLAEVRAYCNKHGLWAKKF
- a CDS encoding class II SORL domain-containing protein, whose translation is MALKDLIQANDFKKEKHVPVVEVLEKGEKVRIRVSVGKEIPHPNTTEHHISFIEVYFKPEEGKFPYLVARFTFDAHGASTNGANSSGVYAEPDVTFTAKLDVPGELYALSYCNIHGLWESEPVKI
- a CDS encoding FprA family A-type flavoprotein; amino-acid sequence: MSVRKIKDGVYAVGVNHWDRKLFDEIIPLPNGTSYNSYLIIGSEHTALIDTVDPELTDEFLRNLQEFKDLKIDYVISQHSEQDHSGSIPKVLEVFKDAKVVTNEKCKELLMEHLLIPEDKFIVVKDYEKLSLGNKTLQFILTPWVHWPETMSTYLEEDKILFTCDFFGSHYATSELYAENSEIVLEGAKRYYAEIMMPFRNFIKSNINKISKFDFEIIAPSHGPMWNDPKFIVNAYSDWISDKVSNTVLILYASMHGSTKVAVEVLYNALVEKGIKVVPFNLVSADIGEIAISLVDAATVIFAFPTVLTGPHPLGANITYFANAIRPKVKYAAVITSYGWGGMTVKWVKDHIGNLKAELLDEIEIKGLPKDKDIERLKALADKIEDAHKKLGIL